One region of Streptomyces rishiriensis genomic DNA includes:
- a CDS encoding helix-turn-helix transcriptional regulator, translating into MGVRLMVVDDHRLLAEALASALKLRGHRVLAAAAPAAGAAELVITRAPEVCLLGTAVPAEPGIFDPVVRIKRERPQVAVLVLGPVPSPRGIAAAFAAGASGYVRHDERIEGVERAIMKARAGEAAVAPALLQGAFSELLNPAAQPDDEGQRLLQMLTPREVEVLVRVADGEDTRLIAAGMGIAPSTARTHVQRVLMKLGVGSRLEAAALAARTGLLDRAGPLPHTSRDTETGTGPQF; encoded by the coding sequence TTGGGAGTGCGGCTGATGGTGGTCGACGACCACCGACTGCTCGCCGAGGCACTGGCCTCGGCGCTGAAACTGCGGGGGCACCGGGTGCTCGCCGCGGCGGCACCGGCCGCGGGCGCGGCCGAGCTGGTGATCACCCGCGCCCCGGAGGTGTGCCTGCTGGGCACGGCGGTCCCGGCCGAACCGGGCATCTTCGACCCGGTGGTCCGCATCAAGCGGGAGCGGCCGCAGGTCGCGGTCCTGGTCCTGGGCCCGGTACCGAGTCCCCGGGGCATCGCGGCCGCCTTCGCCGCCGGCGCCTCCGGCTACGTACGCCATGACGAGCGCATAGAGGGCGTGGAGCGGGCCATCATGAAGGCGCGGGCGGGCGAGGCGGCGGTGGCTCCGGCGTTGCTGCAAGGCGCGTTCAGCGAACTCCTCAACCCGGCGGCCCAGCCCGACGACGAGGGCCAGCGGCTGCTGCAGATGCTCACGCCCCGCGAGGTGGAGGTCCTGGTCCGGGTCGCGGACGGCGAGGACACCCGCCTGATCGCCGCCGGCATGGGCATCGCGCCCTCCACCGCCCGTACGCACGTCCAGCGGGTGCTGATGAAACTGGGCGTCGGCTCCCGCCTGGAGGCCGCGGCACTCGCGGCCCGCACGGGCCTGCTGGACCGGGCGGGACCGCTGCCGCACACCTCCCGGGACACGGAGACGGGTACGGGGCCGCAGTTCTGA
- a CDS encoding outer membrane protein assembly factor BamB family protein produces the protein MTQPPPPPPNQPPQQPQQGGFGPPPQDTPPQDAVPEAAAPQDAAPRPPAPDLAKAPEPGYGYPQAPQPGRPPQAPAQPPQQSQPPQPPQTPPPPAPSGPPQQPQPGYGYPQAPAGPAVSPQPPAAAPGYGYPAQPGAPAPAAYGQPQQPGPYGQPTPPYGQQPGYGYPGQPGQPGYPVAQPGYGYPGQPTMPMHPQAGGPGQGPGAGVGKKFNAQVAIIVGAVVAIALIVGGGVWYAKSGDGGKKEEAGPAGPTGGGGDTGGTGGTGGGTSSGGKEKVPADPASDVLFKIPMPVIKKDDSVGVKGSWLTDKAYVKTGVNEIAGYDLAKGTKLWSVALPGPVCEASRFATDDYRTAVTFQASTADTASCDQVAAIDLAAGKQLWKKTVNSGDYPISFNNVTVSANTVALGSTNGGAAFDIDSGKVLWSPKPADTCYDAGYGGGPKLVAVRKCGAYDNPELHIQTIDPVSGKVISEYKLATGIDYASVVSTEPLVVAADVGDSAGDGSGISDFFSIDNKTGKLRTRISVPGDQYAADCEGITRIEACTGLAVGNDRIYVPTEEHDGTGQYSRTNEVIAFDLATGKQTGQRADAGDGYTIYPLRMDGSNLIAYKRPPYDKGGQVVSIAGGSFKETKLLENPATDAVHDLETSMSPEYSEVLFSQGRLFMSEVYADDGSLSSGDPQYLAVAYGAGS, from the coding sequence ATGACCCAGCCGCCGCCCCCACCGCCGAACCAGCCCCCGCAGCAGCCGCAGCAGGGCGGCTTCGGCCCGCCGCCGCAGGACACGCCGCCGCAGGACGCCGTGCCCGAGGCCGCGGCGCCGCAGGACGCCGCGCCGCGGCCTCCCGCCCCCGACCTGGCGAAGGCGCCGGAACCGGGTTACGGCTACCCGCAGGCGCCCCAGCCGGGCCGGCCGCCCCAGGCCCCGGCCCAGCCGCCTCAGCAGTCCCAGCCGCCCCAGCCTCCGCAGACGCCTCCGCCGCCGGCGCCGTCCGGGCCCCCGCAGCAGCCCCAGCCGGGCTACGGCTACCCGCAGGCGCCGGCCGGACCGGCCGTGTCCCCGCAGCCCCCGGCCGCCGCTCCCGGTTACGGCTACCCGGCCCAGCCGGGCGCGCCCGCGCCCGCCGCGTACGGTCAGCCGCAGCAGCCGGGCCCCTACGGCCAGCCGACGCCGCCGTACGGCCAGCAGCCCGGTTACGGCTACCCGGGTCAGCCCGGTCAGCCTGGATACCCGGTCGCTCAGCCGGGTTACGGCTACCCCGGTCAGCCCACCATGCCCATGCACCCGCAGGCCGGCGGCCCCGGACAGGGACCGGGCGCCGGCGTCGGCAAGAAGTTCAACGCGCAGGTGGCGATCATCGTCGGGGCGGTCGTCGCGATCGCGCTGATCGTCGGCGGCGGCGTCTGGTACGCGAAGTCCGGCGACGGCGGCAAGAAGGAGGAGGCGGGTCCCGCGGGCCCGACCGGCGGCGGTGGCGACACCGGCGGCACGGGAGGCACCGGCGGCGGCACGTCCTCCGGCGGCAAGGAGAAGGTGCCGGCCGACCCCGCCTCGGACGTCCTGTTCAAGATCCCGATGCCCGTGATCAAGAAGGACGACAGCGTCGGCGTCAAGGGCTCCTGGCTGACCGACAAGGCGTACGTGAAGACGGGCGTCAACGAGATCGCCGGCTACGACCTGGCCAAGGGCACCAAGCTCTGGTCGGTTGCGCTGCCCGGTCCGGTGTGCGAGGCCAGCAGGTTCGCCACCGACGACTACCGCACGGCGGTCACCTTCCAGGCGAGCACGGCCGACACCGCGAGCTGCGACCAGGTCGCGGCGATCGACCTCGCCGCGGGCAAGCAGCTGTGGAAGAAGACCGTCAACTCCGGTGACTACCCGATCAGTTTCAACAACGTCACGGTCAGCGCGAATACGGTGGCTCTCGGCAGCACCAACGGCGGCGCCGCCTTCGACATCGACTCCGGCAAGGTGCTGTGGTCGCCGAAACCGGCCGACACCTGCTACGACGCCGGCTACGGCGGCGGCCCGAAGCTGGTGGCCGTGCGCAAGTGCGGCGCGTACGACAACCCCGAGCTGCACATCCAGACCATCGACCCGGTGTCCGGCAAGGTGATCTCCGAGTACAAGCTGGCCACGGGCATCGACTACGCGTCCGTCGTGTCGACCGAACCCCTGGTGGTGGCCGCCGACGTGGGCGACAGCGCCGGCGACGGCAGCGGCATCTCGGACTTCTTCTCCATCGACAACAAGACCGGCAAGCTGCGCACCCGCATCTCGGTCCCGGGCGACCAGTACGCCGCCGACTGCGAGGGCATCACCAGGATCGAGGCCTGCACGGGGCTGGCTGTCGGCAACGACCGGATCTACGTCCCGACCGAGGAGCACGACGGCACCGGCCAGTACAGCCGGACCAACGAGGTCATCGCCTTCGACCTGGCCACCGGCAAGCAGACCGGCCAGCGCGCGGACGCCGGCGACGGCTACACGATCTACCCGCTGCGCATGGACGGCAGCAACCTGATCGCCTACAAGAGGCCGCCGTACGACAAGGGCGGCCAGGTCGTCAGCATCGCCGGAGGCTCCTTCAAGGAGACCAAGCTGCTGGAGAACCCGGCCACCGACGCGGTGCACGACCTGGAGACCAGCATGTCCCCGGAGTACTCCGAGGTCCTCTTCTCGCAGGGACGCCTGTTCATGTCCGAGGTGTACGCCGACGACGGCTCGCTCTCGAGCGGTGATCCGCAGTACCTCGCGGTCGCGTACGGCGCGGGCAGCTGA
- a CDS encoding DNRLRE domain-containing protein, whose protein sequence is MERRRFGLPASGRGRAGVAAAVAGAIGVGLLAVPLFDDPGTADAPGTKKAAARPLDQDTAQAQAVAAGKRVEVTAMRDETSTTYARPDGSFELVAHGAPVRARVNGVWKPIDTSLARTAEGWAARATVDPVVFSAGGKGKGRKAGASGANSTHGRGAPGTDSASTAVRPAVYTVARAGDAVRVADATEGFSELATLTSGGHEITLSWPGTLPEPTISGASALYRDVLDGVDLMLTAQAGGFSHVLVVHSAEAAADPALTRLSYGLSSPDLTFHLDPVTKIVTGTDRDGQEIAVSPTPYLWDSAGTYAVTEGADPEPAEEPAEPAPSYSEEPGAPVGEESTAPGDGQDTDAPAADPAAFRRASSAALTDAQVFALPGLAGPDPGTHLAVAGTGLSAPGAASTALSIVPDAELLTDADTVYPVFVDPTIYGKTKNWTTAYKKYPSSSFYDGANYNSGTTEARVGFESTTWGLSRSFFKLGWSTSIKGASVSSASIRLRETYSWSCSARETQVWLTSGISSKTTWNNQPDWKSEIGTKSFAYGYNSSCPDSYVSYDAKSVAQDAADGGWSSMTIGLRASTEDSAYAWKKFRAEGDSAPKLTLVYNRKPKTPSSVVQTPGGTCDRTTPYLHIGKRDLVLSAASSDADDTSTRQDLKYLDFELWRTGYGDSKILDKNVTVTSAGKASVTVAKSSFTNGYQYSWRVRAIDSSGAASPYAPTSDPYVCRFVYDSSVPNEPLITSTAFPAADEDGSVWSTVKFGTAGSFAFAPDEDTDVTKFQWSFNTTTYASSKTVTAGASTTVSLSPPLAGPNVLYARAVDSAGNVSIGTKYLFYVTPRDTADEPGDTTGDGTPDLFAISSGGNLWMYPSSAAGDLHVGMEAAHDNGVGLLSDPDEDGVDHAPAYWTGADGSTALITHGGDALGADGIGDVFARMPDGKLYVYPGDGYGSVDISRRTTLRLPSGSPDPATFDQIIVGDYDADGRVDLFATATGGELWAFEGYTGATFLTVTKIASTAWLDRDLVSVGDHDADGAPDLLWRSGSSSRLYLRFGVKDGAGGSTIASLSTAAASKTGADEVYAEGWSTTTVPTTHLYGTPDVNADGIPDIWALSSAGSIYFYKGGASVIGTGTAVISADSAWATTKLRFG, encoded by the coding sequence ATGGAACGTCGTCGCTTCGGCCTGCCCGCGTCCGGGCGCGGCCGGGCAGGGGTCGCCGCAGCCGTCGCCGGCGCGATCGGCGTCGGGCTGCTGGCCGTGCCGCTGTTCGACGACCCCGGCACCGCCGACGCCCCCGGGACGAAGAAGGCCGCCGCCCGTCCGCTGGACCAGGACACCGCGCAGGCGCAGGCCGTCGCGGCGGGCAAGCGCGTCGAGGTCACCGCGATGCGCGACGAGACGTCCACGACGTACGCGCGCCCCGACGGCAGCTTCGAGCTCGTCGCCCACGGGGCGCCGGTGCGGGCCCGGGTGAACGGGGTCTGGAAGCCCATCGACACGAGCCTGGCCCGGACCGCGGAGGGCTGGGCCGCCAGGGCCACCGTCGATCCCGTGGTGTTCTCCGCGGGCGGCAAGGGCAAGGGCCGCAAGGCCGGGGCGAGCGGCGCGAACAGCACGCACGGCCGCGGCGCCCCGGGCACCGACTCGGCGTCCACGGCCGTGCGGCCCGCCGTCTACACCGTCGCGCGCGCCGGCGACGCCGTACGGGTCGCCGACGCCACCGAGGGCTTCTCCGAGCTCGCCACCCTCACCAGCGGCGGCCACGAGATCACCCTGAGCTGGCCCGGCACCCTGCCCGAGCCCACGATCAGCGGGGCCAGCGCGCTGTACCGCGACGTCCTCGACGGCGTCGACCTGATGCTGACGGCCCAGGCCGGCGGCTTCAGCCACGTCCTCGTCGTGCACAGCGCCGAGGCCGCGGCCGACCCCGCGCTCACCCGGCTGTCCTACGGGCTCTCCTCCCCCGACCTGACCTTCCACCTCGACCCCGTCACGAAGATCGTCACCGGCACGGACCGCGACGGCCAGGAGATCGCCGTCTCCCCCACCCCCTACCTGTGGGACTCCGCCGGCACGTACGCGGTCACCGAGGGCGCCGACCCCGAGCCGGCCGAGGAGCCCGCCGAGCCGGCCCCGTCGTACTCCGAGGAACCCGGCGCACCGGTCGGCGAGGAGAGCACCGCTCCCGGGGACGGACAGGACACCGACGCGCCGGCCGCCGACCCGGCCGCGTTCCGCCGGGCGTCGTCCGCCGCGCTCACCGACGCCCAGGTGTTCGCCCTGCCGGGCCTCGCCGGCCCCGACCCGGGCACCCATCTGGCCGTCGCCGGGACCGGGCTGAGCGCCCCGGGCGCCGCCTCCACCGCCCTGTCGATCGTGCCGGACGCCGAGCTGCTCACGGACGCGGACACCGTCTACCCGGTCTTCGTCGACCCCACGATCTACGGCAAGACGAAGAACTGGACCACGGCCTACAAGAAGTACCCCAGCTCCAGCTTCTACGACGGCGCCAACTACAACAGCGGCACCACCGAGGCCCGCGTCGGCTTCGAGTCCACCACCTGGGGCCTGTCCCGCTCCTTCTTCAAGCTCGGCTGGTCCACGAGCATCAAGGGCGCCAGCGTCTCCTCGGCCTCCATCCGGCTGCGCGAGACCTACTCCTGGTCGTGCTCCGCACGCGAGACCCAGGTCTGGCTGACCTCCGGCATCTCCTCCAAGACCACCTGGAACAACCAGCCGGACTGGAAGTCGGAGATCGGCACCAAGTCCTTCGCGTACGGCTACAACTCCTCCTGCCCGGACTCCTACGTCAGCTACGACGCCAAGTCGGTCGCGCAGGACGCGGCGGACGGCGGCTGGTCCTCGATGACCATCGGACTGCGGGCCAGCACCGAGGACTCGGCGTACGCCTGGAAGAAGTTCCGCGCGGAGGGCGACAGCGCCCCCAAGCTCACCCTCGTCTACAACCGCAAGCCGAAGACGCCGAGTTCGGTCGTCCAGACGCCGGGCGGCACCTGCGACCGCACCACCCCGTACCTCCACATCGGCAAGCGCGACCTCGTGCTGTCGGCCGCCTCCTCCGACGCGGACGACACCTCCACCCGCCAGGACCTGAAGTACCTGGACTTCGAGCTGTGGCGGACCGGCTACGGCGACAGCAAGATCCTCGACAAGAACGTCACGGTCACCAGCGCGGGCAAGGCATCCGTCACGGTCGCCAAGTCGTCGTTCACCAACGGCTACCAGTACTCGTGGCGGGTGCGCGCGATCGACTCCAGCGGCGCCGCGTCACCGTACGCGCCGACCTCCGACCCGTACGTGTGCCGGTTCGTCTACGACAGCAGCGTGCCCAACGAGCCGCTGATCACCTCCACCGCCTTCCCGGCGGCGGACGAGGACGGTTCGGTCTGGTCGACGGTGAAGTTCGGCACGGCCGGCAGCTTCGCCTTCGCGCCGGACGAGGACACCGACGTCACCAAGTTCCAGTGGTCCTTCAACACCACGACCTACGCGAGCAGCAAGACCGTCACCGCGGGCGCGTCGACGACCGTTTCGCTGTCGCCGCCGCTGGCCGGCCCCAACGTGCTGTACGCGCGGGCCGTGGACAGTGCGGGCAATGTCTCGATCGGCACGAAGTACCTGTTCTACGTCACCCCGCGCGACACCGCCGACGAGCCGGGCGACACCACGGGTGACGGCACTCCCGACCTGTTCGCGATCAGCTCGGGCGGCAACCTGTGGATGTACCCGTCGTCGGCCGCCGGTGACCTGCACGTCGGCATGGAGGCCGCCCACGACAACGGCGTCGGCCTGCTCTCCGACCCGGACGAGGACGGCGTGGACCACGCGCCCGCCTACTGGACGGGCGCCGACGGCAGCACGGCGCTGATCACCCACGGCGGCGACGCGCTCGGCGCCGACGGCATCGGCGACGTCTTCGCCCGGATGCCCGACGGCAAGCTGTACGTCTATCCCGGCGACGGCTACGGCAGCGTCGACATCTCCCGGCGGACGACCCTCCGGCTGCCCTCGGGCTCCCCGGACCCGGCGACCTTCGACCAGATCATCGTGGGCGACTACGACGCGGACGGCCGCGTGGACCTGTTCGCCACCGCCACCGGCGGTGAACTGTGGGCCTTCGAGGGCTACACCGGCGCCACGTTCCTGACGGTCACCAAGATCGCCTCCACCGCCTGGCTGGATCGCGACCTCGTCTCGGTCGGCGACCACGACGCCGACGGCGCGCCCGACCTGCTGTGGCGCTCCGGCTCCTCCAGCCGTCTCTACCTGCGGTTCGGCGTCAAGGACGGCGCCGGCGGCTCCACCATCGCCTCCCTGTCGACGGCGGCGGCCTCCAAGACGGGCGCCGACGAGGTCTACGCCGAGGGCTGGTCGACCACTACGGTGCCCACGACCCACCTCTACGGCACCCCGGACGTCAACGCCGACGGCATCCCCGACATCTGGGCCCTGTCCAGCGCCGGAAGCATCTACTTCTACAAGGGCGGCGCCTCGGTGATCGGTACGGGCACGGCGGTGATCAGCGCGGACAGCGCGTGGGCGACGACGAAGCTCCGCTTCGGCTGA